A genomic window from Microbacterium sp. H1-D42 includes:
- a CDS encoding amino acid deaminase: protein MQTSAPQPPDLAPVLDLIAQDARQNRFSRWGTSTVIDENTGEPVIDRPLFDALHAAAGLDAQYPIGNAGVIHVYGYWFSTALTPYGYKRDRWQNGELAAALGQPETRFHLFSDPTSTPLQRVTAATLPLLRQPPTDAKVAGAQVDGLDTRVVLVAADGITADRLAANGSSICALIYGIRRGEDWQLITTFPLAGDPDVVVADFLADRRLRWNAAPQRDL from the coding sequence GTGCAGACCTCCGCCCCGCAGCCTCCCGACCTCGCGCCGGTACTCGACCTCATCGCGCAGGACGCTCGACAGAACCGGTTCTCTCGTTGGGGCACATCCACGGTGATCGACGAGAACACCGGTGAGCCGGTCATCGATCGGCCGCTCTTCGATGCCCTGCACGCGGCTGCGGGTCTCGACGCCCAGTACCCCATCGGCAATGCGGGCGTGATCCACGTCTACGGCTACTGGTTCTCGACGGCGCTGACGCCATACGGCTACAAGCGCGACAGATGGCAGAACGGCGAACTCGCCGCGGCCCTCGGCCAGCCTGAGACACGCTTCCACCTGTTCTCAGACCCAACATCCACTCCGCTGCAGCGGGTCACCGCGGCGACGTTGCCTCTGCTGCGCCAGCCCCCGACGGACGCCAAAGTCGCCGGCGCCCAGGTGGATGGACTCGATACCCGCGTCGTCCTGGTCGCCGCAGACGGCATCACCGCGGACCGTTTGGCTGCGAACGGCTCCTCCATCTGTGCGCTCATCTATGGCATCCGACGCGGTGAGGATTGGCAGCTGATCACGACTTTTCCGCTTGCCGGGGATCCGGACGTCGTCGTCGCCGACTTCCTCGCCGACCGCAGGCTCCGGTGGAACGCGGCCCCTCAAAGGGATCTGTAA
- a CDS encoding LysE family translocator: MIPMENLLAFALASAVIIVVPGPSVLFVIGRSIAFGRRAGVLSVLGNGLGTIPAVIAVAFGVGAIVAASAVAFTVIKIAGALYLIWLGIQAIRHRHERVADNGRASLSSTTLLRQGFIVGVTNPKTIAFFVAVLPQFVAPEAGPVWAQLLILGLAFQAIALVFDSVWALAAGTARAWFAKSPRRISTLSGTGGVMMIGLGGTLAFTGSKS; this comes from the coding sequence ATGATCCCTATGGAGAACCTCCTCGCGTTCGCTCTCGCGTCCGCGGTCATCATCGTGGTTCCCGGACCGAGCGTGCTGTTCGTGATCGGAAGGTCCATCGCCTTCGGCCGGCGAGCGGGGGTTCTGAGCGTCCTCGGGAACGGCTTGGGGACGATCCCCGCTGTCATCGCCGTGGCGTTCGGCGTCGGAGCGATCGTGGCAGCCTCTGCAGTTGCGTTCACCGTCATCAAGATCGCCGGTGCGCTGTACCTGATCTGGCTGGGCATCCAGGCCATCAGACACCGCCACGAACGGGTCGCCGACAACGGTCGCGCCTCGCTGTCGTCAACGACCCTGCTGCGTCAGGGCTTCATCGTGGGGGTCACGAACCCGAAGACCATCGCGTTCTTCGTCGCCGTGCTCCCACAGTTCGTCGCACCCGAGGCTGGTCCGGTGTGGGCCCAGCTGCTGATCCTCGGCCTGGCGTTTCAAGCGATCGCCCTTGTCTTCGACAGCGTCTGGGCACTGGCTGCTGGCACTGCGCGCGCGTGGTTCGCCAAGTCGCCGCGGCGGATCTCCACACTCTCCGGCACCGGCGGCGTGATGATGATCGGGCTGGGTGGAACGCTCGCGTTCACCGGTTCCAAGAGCTAG
- a CDS encoding RHS repeat-associated core domain-containing protein — translation MPAELVRNGYDAWGRLSSVRGATSVLNATIYSPTGQISQFNRYLSGNGGYSTYSYDPATGDVTSVLDNAVFANTGHYVASRAYTRDLAGNVTSSSNTAAYPSAKTQKACFTYDGLRQLTRAWTPNASTACTATPTAATMGGVAPYWHAYTYDTETGNRTSMTSTTTTGTSTTSTYAYPAAGDVRPHAVSMVTGGAGAGSYGYDAAGNQTTRPGQTLTFNDLGKPATITAGAESVSNVYDASGTLLLRVSATSGATLLLGETVLTQAKGSTVVAGHRTYAAAGGKPVAQRSAKTGTSGNTLSWLFTNIEGTVDVTTNATSGATVQSYRDPFGAPLTGTAQTWGDGTGYMNMPVTPSIKLTTVGARVYDPVLGKFTSVDPIIDTNLPQQNTGYTYSGNNPTTYTDPSGMRFAIAAPVQGAWWDMSTGLPPAQAQYRNAAKDLRKKVRADDQNPFSFKTRAQRQRELNTARFFSTEQAMLLSGWMSGKSPTGLSYGPSSQMTQDLKGSAWADAYRNKIRAALRSGEPLPTSGYKAGEPELSNSNAIRDLMTGLNLSGADSEDLTFIALGSFAASTEVVRGSASSATVSITVTNTTSLGSMGRINDEWYTMLNSIAPDIGLAPIMERFTWTEEVTW, via the coding sequence ATGCCGGCGGAACTCGTTCGGAACGGATACGACGCGTGGGGCAGGCTCTCGAGCGTGCGTGGCGCCACGTCAGTGCTGAACGCGACGATCTACTCGCCGACCGGGCAGATTTCGCAGTTCAACCGGTACCTATCGGGCAATGGGGGATACTCAACATATAGCTACGATCCGGCGACCGGGGATGTGACGAGTGTGCTCGATAACGCAGTCTTTGCGAACACGGGACACTACGTCGCGAGCCGTGCGTACACGCGGGACCTGGCGGGCAACGTGACGAGCTCGTCCAATACTGCGGCGTACCCGTCTGCGAAGACGCAGAAAGCGTGCTTCACCTACGACGGACTGCGGCAACTCACACGGGCGTGGACGCCGAACGCATCGACAGCGTGCACCGCGACACCGACCGCGGCGACGATGGGAGGCGTAGCCCCGTACTGGCACGCCTACACCTACGACACTGAAACAGGGAACCGGACGTCGATGACGTCGACCACCACGACCGGGACCTCGACCACCAGCACGTATGCCTACCCCGCTGCAGGTGACGTGCGCCCGCACGCGGTCTCCATGGTCACCGGCGGCGCCGGTGCGGGATCGTACGGATATGACGCTGCCGGCAACCAGACCACCCGTCCAGGCCAGACCCTGACCTTCAACGACCTAGGGAAGCCGGCCACGATCACCGCGGGAGCGGAGTCGGTGTCGAACGTGTATGACGCATCAGGAACGCTGTTGCTGCGGGTCTCCGCGACCAGCGGTGCGACGTTGCTGCTGGGGGAGACGGTGTTGACGCAGGCGAAGGGCTCGACGGTAGTCGCCGGGCACCGGACCTACGCTGCTGCCGGCGGGAAGCCCGTCGCGCAGCGAAGCGCCAAGACTGGAACCTCCGGGAACACCCTGTCCTGGCTGTTCACGAACATCGAAGGCACCGTCGACGTGACCACCAACGCCACTTCGGGGGCAACAGTGCAGTCCTACCGCGACCCCTTCGGGGCACCCCTCACCGGTACCGCGCAGACCTGGGGCGATGGCACCGGGTACATGAACATGCCCGTCACGCCATCAATCAAACTCACCACCGTCGGCGCGCGCGTCTACGACCCCGTGCTCGGCAAGTTCACCAGCGTCGACCCGATCATCGACACCAACCTCCCGCAGCAGAACACGGGCTACACCTACTCCGGCAACAACCCCACCACCTACACCGACCCGAGCGGGATGCGGTTTGCCATCGCTGCACCGGTACAAGGCGCATGGTGGGATATGTCGACCGGACTGCCACCCGCGCAAGCTCAGTATAGGAACGCAGCCAAGGATCTCCGAAAGAAGGTTAGAGCCGATGACCAGAACCCATTCAGCTTCAAAACGCGCGCGCAGCGGCAACGGGAACTGAACACTGCACGATTCTTCTCGACCGAACAAGCGATGCTTCTGTCCGGCTGGATGAGCGGCAAGAGTCCGACGGGCCTTTCATATGGCCCGTCCTCGCAGATGACTCAAGACCTAAAAGGTTCCGCATGGGCTGACGCATATCGAAACAAGATTCGTGCGGCACTACGGTCGGGAGAGCCGCTCCCAACAAGCGGCTACAAAGCAGGAGAACCTGAACTTAGCAACTCGAATGCAATTAGAGACCTAATGACAGGGTTGAATCTTTCCGGCGCCGACAGCGAGGATCTTACATTCATAGCCTTGGGGAGCTTTGCTGCTTCCACGGAAGTAGTTCGCGGGTCTGCATCTTCTGCCACCGTCTCCATCACCGTGACGAACACGACCTCGCTTGGTTCGATGGGCAGAATCAATGACGAGTGGTACACCATGCTCAACTCGATTGCCCCGGACATTGGCCTCGCGCCGATCATGGAGAGGTTCACTTGGACTGAGGAGGTTACCTGGTGA